In Mercurialis annua linkage group LG6, ddMerAnnu1.2, whole genome shotgun sequence, the following are encoded in one genomic region:
- the LOC126687399 gene encoding E3 ubiquitin-protein ligase ATL4, producing MSTAPPSPLLPLNTAAHPSPFQTLKPTLLLILLILSVTFLVSVSICFLLRHLNRRCLRHLSHPTTASSSSNRHSSSNRVSPELSIVDSLPLFSFSSIKRASANSAVDCAVCLSKFEPHDQLRLLPLCCHAFHVDCIDTWLRSNQTCPLCRSSIHASESNVLKALSTDGAGAGSESFRLEIGSISRRQTAPDSVVESRSSYSIGSFEYLVEEDSEITVSQTHRSSFSDKETVAAQQYLESNLASDVSAGGRSWLKDYVDRLSTSLSSRALSFRSSGRFFTGSSRRSETVDYDVEGHRMGEEISEMFRWFSGV from the coding sequence ATGTCCACCGCCCCGCCGTCTCCTCTTCTTCCGTTGAACACCGCCGCTCATCCTTCCCCTTTCCAAACTCTCAAGCCTACCCTTCTTCTTATCCTTCTCATCCTCTCCGTTACTTTCCTCGTTTCCGTCTCTATCTGCTTTCTCCTCCGTCATCTCAACCGCCGCTGTCTCCGCCATCTCTCTCATCCCACCACTGCTTCCTCTTCTTCCAATCGTCATTCCTCCAGCAATCGCGTTTCTCCTGAACTCTCCATTGTCGATTCTCTTCCTCTTTTCTCTTTCAGTTCCATCAAACGTGCTTCTGCCAATTCTGCCGTCGACTGCGCCGTTTGCCTGTCTAAGTTTGAACCGCACGATCAGCTGCGCCTCCTCCCTCTGTGCTGCCACGCCTTTCATGTTGATTGCATCGACACGTGGCTTCGCTCTAATCAGACGTGTCCTCTCTGCCGCTCTTCTATTCATGCGTCAGAGTCAAACGTCTTAAAGGCGCTCTCAACCGACGGTGCAGGTGCAGGTTCAGAAAGTTTTCGACTCGAAATAGGCTCCATCAGCCGCCGGCAAACAGCACCTGATTCGGTTGTGGAGTCTCGTAGCTCCTACTCTATTGGCTCATTTGAGTACCTTGTTGAGGAAGATTCAGAGATTACGGTGAGCCAAACGCACAGAAGCAGCTTTTCGGATAAGGAAACAGTAGCTGCTCAGCAATATTTAGAGTCGAACCTAGCCTCGGACGTATCCGCCGGCGGAAGGAGTTGGCTTAAGGACTACGTTGACAGGCTGTCGACTTCTCTGTCGTCGCGTGCATTATCGTTTCGAAGTTCAGGAAGATTCTTTACCGGAAGTAGTCGCCGAAGCGAGACCGTCGATTATGACGTGGAAGGTCATCGGATGGGGGAGGAGATCAGTGAGATGTTCCGTTGGTTTTCAGGGGTATGA
- the LOC126687400 gene encoding uncharacterized protein LOC126687400, which produces MLRFNLIYYVMILNNKLFCFPWITILISLLLLPSSASSKHHGNPANDLVEIINKNRTAHKLPQLNDSPGLGCMALQYVELCKPNCTGKSGVKCNPPEDDFTEVFGPNCGVELPTFGTITGHIVGCESKYVDPSEAFSQLVIKDGKALSLVRNKSHTEVGVGLIGFHKGPFLWCVLFSDGQTNSTFVLEDHGKGIKQKKGCYSGNNSTCSRGQKMSVSLSNALSFCFIGIYLFLH; this is translated from the exons ATGCTTCGCTTCAACTTAATTTATTATGTTATGATACTCAACAACAAGCTTTTCTGCTTTCCTTGGATAACGATTCTCATCTCTCTTCTTCTGCTACCCTCCTCTGCTTCTTCCAAGCACCATG GAAATCCTGCAAATGATCTTGTAGAGATCATTAACAAGAATAGAACTGCCCATAAACTTCCACAGCTTAATGACAGCCCGGGTCTTGGCTGCATGGCGCTGCAATATGTTGAATTATGCAAACCTAACTGCACCGGAAAAAGCGGTGTCAAGTGCAATCCACCTGAGGATGACTTCACTGAGGTTTTTGGACCTAATTGTGGTGTAGAGCTACCGACTTTTGGCACCATAACAGGGCACATTGTGGGTTGCGAATCCAAGTATGTTGATCCTTCAGAAGCGTTTTCTCAACTTGTAATTAAAGATGGAAAGGCATTGTCCCTTGTGAGAAATAAATCACATACGGAGGTGGGAGTAGGTTTGATTGGGTTTCACAAGGGACCTTTCTTGTGGTGTGTTTTATTTAGCGATGGTCAGACAAATTCGACATTTGTTCTGGAGGATCATGGAAAAGGGATCAAGCAGAAAAAGGGGTGCTATAGTGGAAACAATTCGACATGCAGCAGGGGACAGAAGATGAGCGTATCGCTGAGCAATGCTTTAAGCTTTTGTTTTATAGGTATCTATTTGTTCCTACATTAA
- the LOC126687402 gene encoding 10 kDa chaperonin 1, chloroplastic-like, protein MASAFVTISTPLFLNKSATPSLSQQRLAGLKRNSLKINAISKTWEPSKVVPQADRVLIRLEDLPDKSSGGVLLPKSAVKFERYLMGEVLTVGSEVGEVEAGKKVLFSDVNAYEVDLGTDTRHVFCKAGDLLAVVE, encoded by the exons ATGGCGTCTGCTTTTGTTACCATCTCAACACCTTTGTTCCTCAACAAATCAGCTACCCCTTCACTCTCTCAGCAGAGACTTGCAG GATTGAAGAGAAATTCTTTGAAAATCAATGCCATTTCCAAAACATGGGAGCCCTCCAAG GTTGTTCCTCAAGCGGATAGAGTCCTCATCCGTCTTGAAGACCTACCCGAT AAATCTTCTGGCGGAGTTTTGTTGCCCAAATCAGCTGTGAAGTTTGAGCGATATCTAATGGGAGAG GTACTAACTGTTGGTTCCGAGGTGGGGGAAGTTGAGGCTGGAAAGAAG gttcttTTCTCAGATGTAAATGCTTATGAG GTTGATTTAGGAACAGATACCAGGCACGTCTTTTGCAAAGCTGGTGATTTGCTCGCTGTGGTTGAGTAA
- the LOC126687398 gene encoding protein TRIGALACTOSYLDIACYLGLYCEROL 4, chloroplastic translates to MANLRTAIDSGFWDQPISSPQTLEGCARSIPGDPFPVDATRASRALRIQQLSFLGNGFPLRLIPSYHSTSPHTKDPPSFSLQSVLFKLASSDCWLGLVGQFRPQKLISSIKSEFSNAEEIELSVFRDAAKHILDKSLYSIGISSQFSPTPSTSLLLSTERQGHKATPRYKTMLFHQLPSHDITLEAAWPELFLDHKARYWDVPESISLDMASLISDSGFRYRFGLHKNNGRPKAVNATNDESPLALMPGICAKAAFSYEKSKDFWRKKLTKDNGAKEGKGSISSSPYDVRLGQPHAAISGIIGGSCAAWFGSRGSASSADEDSSTSTRKRSPLGADLFGSVCYTLQHGNFTKLYGDLSRVDARLDICSAFALTKKALDIFMSPGSNVDDPLSSPRLNLILQQQVAGPIVFRVDSRFSLSTSSDQAGPHVEDVIYSLNYSLRLLRSGKVVAWYSPKRKEGMVELRLFEF, encoded by the exons ATGGCGAACCTGAGGACGGCCATAGATTCAGGCTTCTGGGATCAGCCAATTTCGTCTCCGCAGACCCTAGAAGGATGCGCCCGCTCCATTCCGGGAGACCCTTTCCCAGTGGACGCCACTCGTGCAAGCCGTGCTCTGAGGATTCAGCAGCTCTCCTTCTTGGGAAATGGCTTTCCTCTTCGTCTCATTCCTTCTTATCATTCAACTTCTCCCCACACCAAGGACCCTCCTTCTTTCTCTCTTCAATCTGTTTTGTTCAAACTTGCCTCCTCTGACTG TTGGCTTGGACTGGTTGGGCAGTTCCGACCGCAGAAATTGATCTCATCCATCAAATCAGAGTTCAGTAACGCAGAGGAAATTGAATTATCTGTTTTCAGAGATGCCGCAAAACATATTCTTGACAAGTCACTCTATTCAATTGGCATATCCTCACAATTCTCTCCAACTCCCTCTACCTCCCTGTTGCTGTCCACTGAACGGCAAGGTCACAAGGCCACTCCTCGCTACAAGACCATGCTCTTTCACCAG CTTCCATCTCATGACATCACTTTAGAGGCTGCTTGGCCTGAGCTTTTTCTTGATCATAAAGCTCGATATTGGGATGTTCCTGAGTCTATATCCTTGGATATGGCTTCCCTTATCTCTGATTCTGGCTTTCGCTACCGCTTTGGTCTACACAAAAACAATGGTCGTCCCAAGGCTGTTAACGCCACCAATGATGAGTCGCCTCTTGCCTTGATGCCTGGAATATGTGCCAAGGCTGCTTTTTCTTATGAGAAGAGCAAGGACTTTTGGAGGAAGAAGCTGACTAAGGACAATGGTGCCAAAGAAGGCAAAGGTTCCATTTCAAGCAGTCCATATGATGTGCGTCTTGGTCAACCTCATGCAGCCATATCTGGAATTATTG GTGGATCATGTGCGGCATGGTTTGGGAGCAGAGGGAGCGCATCATCTGCGGATGAGGACAGCTCAACTAGTACAAGAAAGAGAAGTCCATTGGGTGCTGATTTATTTGGTTCCGTCTGCTACACTTTGCAACATGGGAACTTTACAAAATTATATGGCGACCTAAGCAGAGTTGATGCTCGCCTAGATATCTGCTCAGCCTTTGCTCTTACCAAAAAGGCGCTTGACATTTTTATGTCTCCAGGGAGCAATGTTGATGATCCGCTGTCGTCTCCCAGGCTGAATTTGATTCTTCAACAGCAG GTTGCTGGCCCAATTGTCTTTCGAGTAGATTCAAGGTTTTCGCTTAGTACTTCATCTGATCAAGCAGGTCCGCATGTGGAAGATGTTATATACAGTTTAAATTACTCATTGAGGCTTTTACGCTCTGGGAAGGTGGTTGCTTGGTATTCTCCGAAAAGAAAAGAAGGGATGGTTGAGCTGCGGTTGTTCGAGTTCTGA
- the LOC126687401 gene encoding putative invertase inhibitor: MKPCYFPLLLILTFQSIAATNDLIQQTCKKCARTDPNISYNFCLTSLQASPHCQCADLRDLGTISIKLTRHNVTSTRRYIKGLLNKKKLNPDLKACLDDCLALYSDAIPSLKQAIKDYKSSRFADANIQLSSVIDASTTCTDGFTDKGVVSPLKARNNHTFQLAAISLSIINLLHCSAS, translated from the coding sequence ATGAAGCCTTGTTATTTCCCTCTACTCCTCATCCTCACCTTCCAATCCATAGCTGCAACTAATGATCTCATTCAACAAACTTGCAAGAAATGCGCCAGAACCGATCCAAACATCAGCTACAACTTCTGTCTAACTTCTCTTCAAGCGTCTCCTCATTGCCAATGTGCTGATCTTCGCGACCTTGGCACTATCTCCATCAAGTTAACCCGCCACAATGTCACTTCAACTAGGCGCTACATTAAAGGTCTGCTCAATAAGAAAAAACTGAACCCTGACTTGAAGGCTTGCTTGGACGACTGCCTTGCTCTTTACTCGGATGCCATCCCCTCCCTTAAACAAGCCATCAAGGACTACAAGTCTAGCCGATTTGCAGATGCTAACATTCAACTCAGCTCTGTTATCGACGCCTCCACTACCTGTACAGATGGATTCACCGACAAAGGTGTAGTTTCCCCATTGAAAGCAAGGAATAACCATACCTTTCAGTTGGCTGCTATATCACTTTCTATCATCAATTTGCTTCACTGTTCTGCGTCGTAA
- the LOC126687403 gene encoding acyl carrier protein 1, mitochondrial — protein sequence MALRAAVLRHLRIPVQRLAVAAPNPQAWSLRGSMRLMSSHDDHLTKEQVVHRVLDVIKSFPKVDPASVTPDVHFQKDLGLDSLDNVEIIMAIEEEFKLEIPDKEAVKIDSSDLAIEYVYNHPMAS from the exons ATGGCACTGAGAGCGGCCGTACTTCGCCATCTCCGGATCCCCGTTCAAAGGCTAGCCGTAGCGGCACCTAATCCGCAGGCATGGAGTTTGCGTGGATCAATGAGGTTAATGTCATCCCATGACGATCATCTCACCAAGGAACAGGTCGTCCATAGAGTCCTTGATGTTATCAAGAGCTTCCCTAAAGTCGATCCAGCCTCG GTGACTCCTGATGTACATTTCCAGAAGGATCTGGGCTTGGATAGCTTGGACAATGTGGAAATTATAATGGCTATTGAAGAAGAGTTCAAGCTCGAAATTCCAGACAAGGAAGCTGTGAAGATTGATTCATCTGACCTAGCTATTGAGTATGTTTATAATCATCCAATGGCTTCTTGA